In the Nilaparvata lugens isolate BPH chromosome 9, ASM1435652v1, whole genome shotgun sequence genome, one interval contains:
- the LOC120352903 gene encoding uncharacterized protein K02A2.6-like, translating to MVNPAEAGGGTDRIVVTGTIGRVYEFDLKENWSNWHERLSLYFSANDITEAKKVPILLTSIGTEGYGLFKDLCTPALPSSKSYAELVELMSNHLQPRPSEITERYKFKERLQKDDETIVQYIANLKKLSMNCGFGNNLESALRDQIVWGIRNTGIKKRLLSEPDLTYKKCIELSISLETTLRGVAELNATSNFTSSKINYNKSFRPSTSTNSSKPSRPNLTANPQFSTTKGDPGQWKKCYCCGKANHLSKNCHFRNYKCHVCGKQGHLKNVCKVRKTSGKQNNNYVESDSIVSQSKTLTEEFNCLDIASMNNLRIEKSINYVKPIEMKLIIESKPINFEVDTGSGISAICYSDFVKQFPDLTVKLKPTDEVFHSYVGDPIKPVGVVHVNCAINKNCKEKSLQLYVMKSNKEERNVSPILGRSWLQALKIDLGQLNSHCKPTIQGLNQVNDNELELEKVIKDYPVVFSDKLGKYTKRKFELHLKDDARPIFCKPRPIPYAIKDKVELEINRLVNENILTPVESSEYGTPIVPVMKPDGLIRLCGDYKVTINKMLMIDRHPIPRVDDLFVALRGGKKFSKLDLSQAYQQIELDEKSKKLVTISTHKGLFMYNRLPYGVASGPGLFQREIENLLRGLDNVVSFLDDIFITGKNDEEHIKNLKAVLSRLEDSGLTVKRSKCSFFQESISFLGHVIDAKGLHMNNDKVKAIVEAEPPTNVSELQAYLGLVNYYAKFLPDLSTVLSPMYELLRKDVKFLWSCKQEKAFTKSKELLLSGNVLVYFNPDLDIVLSCDASPYGLGIVLSHRFSNGDEKPIAYASRTLTKAEKGYSQLEKEALAIIFGVKHFHQYLYGKHFILKTDHKPLTTIFGPKNGIPQMTANRLQRWSIFLSGYDYEINYVRSKDNCNADGLSRLPLPSKTIDDEGEEYTYLNFVKSDVQCLNFFDVKKETAKDVVLSQVCEYVKYEWPDNSKIVDKLKPYFNRRNELYVDKDCLMLGNRIVIPVSLRKLILTELHSSHLGVVKMKSMARSYVWWPNIDSEIEEIAKSCKLCYECKSNPPKVTSAWKWPAAPGHRIHIDHCGPIKGKYYLLITDAYSKWLDVMEASSLTTDCTIDLLRVYFANWGIPLILVSDNATCFTADEFQKFVLRNGISHYKTAPFHPASNGAAENAVKTFKNKIEVLSKEMSNVKQAISKFLLEYRNTPHCTTGVSPAELHVGRRLLTRLDRIKPIVLAQKVLKSEIPARTCNKINFSIDDIVYVRNYNKNKSTWIKGKIIDQVSPVTFIVKTEDNLIWKRHVNQMRKFVEQENVPIVDNNLNLDELLKGIQGNEFVTPQEVIVPKPIEPGEVPKLRSPEPIPILRRSKRDRKPVKRFEL from the coding sequence ATGGTAAATCCTGCTGAAGCTGGTGGTGGTACAGATAGAATAGTCGTCACAGGGACGATAGGGAGGGTTTATGAATTTGATTTAAAAGAGAACTGGTCAAATTGGCACGAACGACTTTCCTTGTATTTTTCTGCAAATGATATTACTGAGGCTAAAAAAGTCCCTATTCTATTGACCTCAATTGGCACGGAGGGTTATGGCCTGTTCAAGGACTTGTGCACACCTGCTTTGCCTTCGTCAAAAAGTTATGCTGAACTGGTTGAACTCATGTCTAATCACCTTCAACCCAGACCAAGTGAAATCACTGAACGTTACAAATTTAAAGAACGCCTTCAAAAAGACGACGAAACTATTGTACAGTATATAGCTAATTTGAAAAAACTGTCCATGAACTGTGGGTTTGGAAATAACTTAGAGTCAGCTTTGCGTGATCAAATCGTATGGGGCATCAGAAATACTGGTATTAAAAAACGTTTATTAAGTGAACCTGATCTTACTTATAAAAAATGCATTGAACTGTCTATTTCTCTTGAAACAACTCTTCGTGGTGTAGCTGAATTGAATGCAACTAGTAATTTTACTAGTAGTAAAATTAATTACAACAAAAGTTTCAGACCTTCAACTTCAACAAATTCAAGTAAACCTAGTAGACCTAACCTTACGGCGAATCCGCAATTTTCCACAACTAAAGGAGATCCAGGGCAATGGAAAAAATGCTACTGTTGTGGAAAAGCAAATCATTTGAGTAAAAATTGCCATTTTCGAAACTATAAATGCCATGTATGCGGTAAGCAAGgtcatttaaaaaatgtatgcAAGGTAAGAAAAACTTCAGGTAAgcaaaacaataattatgttgaatCTGATTCTATTGTATCTCAATCTAAAACTTTAACTGAAGAATTCAACTGTCTTGATATTGCTTCTATGAATAATCTACGAATTGAGAAGTCAATTAATTATGTAAAgcctattgaaatgaaattaattatcgAAAGTAAACCTATCAATTTTGAAGTGGATACTGGTTCTGGCATTAGTGCAATATGTTATTCTGATTTTGTAAAACAATTCCCGGACTTGACTGTAAAATTGAAACCAACTGATGAAGTTTTTCATAGCTATGTAGGTGATCCTATTAAACCGGTAGGAGTAGTTCATGTAAATTGTGCAATCAACAAGAATTGTAAAGAAAAAAGTTTGCAATTGTATGTTATGAAATCTAATAAAGAGGAAAGAAATGTTTCACCAATATTAGGACGTTCTTGGTTGCAAGCTCTTAAGATAGACTTAGGTCAATTGAATAGTCATTGTAAACCAACAATTCAAGGTTTGAATCAagtaaatgataatgaattggagctagaaaaggtAATAAAGGATTACCCAGTAGTTTTTTCCGACAAATTAGGAAAGTATACTAAACGTAAATTTGAGTTACATCTCAAAGATGATGCACGACCAATATTTTGTAAACCAAGGCCAATACCATATGCAATTAAGGATAAGGTTGAACTTGAAATAAATAGACTTGTTAATGAAAATATTCTGACGCCTGTAGAATCTAGTGAATATGGTACACCTATTGTGCCAGTGATGAAACCAGATGGGTTAATTAGGTTATGTGGTGATTACAAAGTCACcataaataaaatgttaatgatTGATCGACATCCAATTCCTAGAGTTGATGATCTATTTGTAGCTTTAAGAGGTGGTAAAAAATTTAGTAAACTAGATTTATCACAAGCATATCAACAAATAGAACTAGATGAAAAGTCCAAAAAATTGGTAACTATATCCACTCATAAGGGATTATTCATGTACAATCGATTACCTTATGGTGTAGCTTCTGGGCCAGGATTATTTCAAAGGGAAATTGAAAACCTATTAAGAGGTCTAGATAATGTTGTAAGTTTTCTAGACGATATTTTTATTACTGGTAAGAATGATGAAGAacatattaaaaacttgaaagcTGTTTTGTCAAGACTGGAAGATAGTGGTCTAACTGTGAAAAGAAGTAAATGTTCATTCTTTCAAGAATCTATTTCTTTTCTCGGACATGTAATAGATGCTAAAGGTTTGCATATGAATAATGATAAGGTTAAAGCTATTGTCGAAGCTGAACCACCTACAAATGTGTCTGAATTACAAGCTTACTTAGGTTTAGTTAATTACTATGCTAAGTTTTTACCGGATTTGTCTACTGTTTTGTCACCAATGtatgaattattgagaaaagaTGTAAAATTTTTATGGTCATGTAAGCAAGAAAAAGCATTTACTAAAAGTAAAGAATTATTGTTGTCAGGCAATGTATTAGTGTATTTTAATCCTGATTTGGACATTGTGTTATCTTGTGATGCTTCTCCTTATGGACTAGGTATTGTGTTGTCTCATCGTTTCAGTAATGGTGATGAAAAGCCAATCGCTTATGCGAGTCGTACGCTAACCAAAGCCGAAAAAGGTTATTCTCAGTTAGAAAAAGAAGCTTTAGCAATAATTTTTGGCGTGAAACATTTCCATCAATACTTGTATGGTAAACATTTCATATTGAAAACAGATCATAAACCGTTGACAACTATTTTTGGTCCTAAGAATGGTATTCCTCAAATGACTGCAAATAGGTTGCAGAGATGGTCAATATTTTTGTCTGGTTATgattatgaaataaattatgttaGATCTAAGGATAATTGTAATGCTGATGGATTGTCAAGATTGCCTCTACCTAGTAAAACTATTGATGATGAAGGAGAGGAGTATACTTATTTGAATTTTGTAAAGAGTGATGTgcaatgtttgaattttttcgATGTAAAGAAAGAAACTGCTAAAGATGTTGTATTGAGTCAAGTATGTGAATATGTAAAATATGAATGGCCTGATAATTCtaaaattgtagataaattgaaaCCGTACTTTAATAGAAGAAATGAATTGTATGTAGATAAAGATTGTCTAATGCTTGGTAACCGTATTGTAATACCTGTTTCATTGAGAAAATTGATTCTAACTGAACTTCATAGTAGTCACCTAGGagttgtgaaaatgaaaagtaTGGCTCGATCGTATGTATGGTGGCCAAATATCGATTCCGAGATAGAAGAAATAGCAAAATCTTGTAAATTATGTTATGAATGTAAGTCGAATCCTCCTAAAGTAACTTCGGCATGGAAGTGGCCTGCTGCGCCCGGCCATAGAATCCATATTGATCATTGTGGTCcaataaaaggaaaatattaCTTATTGATTACCGATGCTTATTCTAAATGGTTAGATGTTATGGAAGCCTCTAGCTTAACAACCGATTGTACTATAGATTTGTTGAGAGTGTACTTTGCAAATTGGGGTATTCCCTTGATACTTGTGAGTGATAATGCTACTTGTTTTACGGCtgatgaatttcaaaaatttgtactTAGAAATGGTATAAGTCACTATAAAACCGCACCATTCCATCCTGCCTCGAATGGAGCGGCGGAAAACGCTGTAAAAACATTTAAGAATAAGATAGAAGTTTTGTCAAAGGAAATGTCTAACGTGAAACAagctatttctaaatttttattagAATACAGAAATACTCCGCATTGTACTACTGGAGTTTCTCCTGCTGAATTACATGTAGGACGTAGATTGTTAACTAGACTTGACCGAATCAAACCTATTGTACTAGCACAAAAGGTATTGAAATCTGAAATCCCGGCTAGGACTTGtaacaaaataaatttctcGATTGATGACATTGTTTATGTTAGAAATTACAATAAGAATAAAAGTACATGGATAAAaggaaaaattattgatcaagtGTCTCCTGTAACTTTCATTGTAAAAACTGAAGATAATCTAATTTGGAAAAGGCATGTAAACCAAATGAGGAAATTTGTTGAACAGGAAAATGTACCaattgttgataataatttgaatttggatgaaTTGTTAAAAGGTATTCAAGGTAATGAGTTTGTAACACCTCAGGAGGTGATAGTACCTAAACCTATTGAACCGGGAGAAGTACCAAAGTTAAGGTCTCCTGAACCTATTCCTATTTTGAGAAGGTCGAAGAGAGACCGAAAGCCTGTCAAGAGATTTGAATTGTAA